One window of Hymenobacter sp. BRD128 genomic DNA carries:
- a CDS encoding MFS transporter: MSASPFRSIVSGSIGNLVEWYDWYAYSAFALYFAPVFFPKANPTAQLLNTAAIFAVGFLMRPLGAAFLGNYADKHGRRAALLLSVQLMAGGSLLIACAPGYATIGLGAPAILLLARLLQGISVGGEYGTSATYLSEMAGARHRGFWSSFQYLTLMGGQLLALIVQLTLQQFVTPAEMTAWGWRIPFVVGAGAAMGALYLRTHMSETAAFEQDKAAAQATNRPAKLSAVQQLKACPRETLTVVGLTLGGTLAFYTFTTYAQKFLVNTSGFTKEQATLISFGAMAVALLFQPLLGAVSDVVGRRPVLLFFGIGATLGTVPLLRTLAHTTSQWGAFGLLIAALFVVSGYTSISAIVKAELFPTHIRALGVGLPFALTAALFGGTAEYLALLAKDQGVAEYFYWYVTGCAFISLLVYWRMGETRARGHM; the protein is encoded by the coding sequence ATGTCCGCTTCTCCTTTTCGCTCCATCGTCTCCGGCTCCATCGGCAACCTCGTGGAATGGTACGACTGGTACGCCTACTCGGCCTTTGCGCTGTATTTCGCGCCCGTTTTCTTCCCCAAGGCCAACCCCACGGCGCAGCTGCTGAATACGGCCGCCATCTTCGCGGTGGGCTTTCTGATGCGGCCGCTGGGCGCCGCGTTTTTGGGTAATTATGCCGACAAGCACGGGCGGCGGGCGGCGCTCTTATTATCGGTGCAGCTGATGGCGGGCGGCTCGCTGCTCATTGCCTGCGCGCCGGGCTACGCGACTATCGGGCTGGGCGCGCCGGCTATTTTGCTGCTGGCTAGGCTGCTGCAAGGTATCAGCGTGGGCGGCGAGTATGGCACCTCGGCTACCTACCTCAGCGAGATGGCCGGGGCGCGGCACCGGGGCTTTTGGTCGAGCTTTCAGTACCTCACGCTCATGGGCGGGCAGCTATTGGCGCTGATTGTGCAGCTGACCTTGCAGCAGTTCGTGACGCCCGCCGAGATGACAGCCTGGGGCTGGCGCATCCCGTTCGTTGTCGGGGCCGGGGCCGCGATGGGCGCCCTCTACCTGCGCACCCACATGAGCGAGACCGCCGCCTTCGAGCAGGATAAAGCCGCAGCCCAGGCCACCAACCGCCCCGCCAAGCTCTCGGCCGTGCAGCAGCTCAAAGCCTGTCCGCGCGAGACGCTCACGGTGGTGGGCCTCACGCTGGGCGGCACGCTGGCTTTCTACACCTTCACCACCTACGCCCAGAAGTTTCTGGTGAATACCAGCGGTTTTACCAAGGAGCAGGCCACGCTGATTTCGTTCGGGGCGATGGCGGTGGCGCTGCTGTTTCAGCCGCTACTGGGGGCGGTTTCCGACGTGGTGGGGCGGCGGCCGGTACTGCTGTTTTTCGGCATTGGGGCCACGCTGGGCACGGTGCCGCTGCTGCGCACGCTGGCCCACACCACCAGCCAGTGGGGCGCGTTCGGGCTGCTGATTGCGGCGTTGTTCGTGGTGAGCGGCTACACCAGCATCTCGGCCATCGTGAAGGCCGAGCTGTTTCCGACCCACATTCGGGCGCTAGGGGTGGGGCTGCCGTTTGCCCTCACGGCGGCGCTCTTCGGCGGCACCGCCGAGTACCTGGCGCTGCTGGCCAAGGACCAGGGCGTGGCCGAGTATTTCTACTGGTACGTGACGGGCTGCGCCTTTATCTCGCTGCTCGTGTACTGGCGCATGGGCGAGACGCGGGCTAGGGGGCATATGTGA
- a CDS encoding DUF2911 domain-containing protein, producing the protein MRFLPLAALAGAALLTYAAPAQAQATMTEPTQAKKPEDKSKRPSPPAVAKADVHGTEVTIDYSKPSLKGRAAFGEKSPLAPVGEVWRTGANEATTFTVSKAVKINGQALAAGTYGLFTIPGASEWTIIFNKTAKQWGAYDYKAADDVLRVKVKPTTLASPVEQFTITVDKSGKVALMWDKTEASFMVK; encoded by the coding sequence ATGCGTTTTCTCCCCCTCGCTGCCCTAGCCGGCGCCGCCCTGCTCACCTACGCCGCCCCGGCCCAGGCCCAGGCGACCATGACTGAGCCCACCCAAGCCAAAAAGCCCGAAGACAAGTCGAAGCGCCCCAGCCCGCCGGCCGTAGCCAAAGCTGACGTGCACGGCACGGAGGTCACCATCGACTACAGCAAGCCCTCGCTGAAGGGCCGCGCCGCGTTCGGCGAAAAATCGCCGCTAGCCCCCGTGGGCGAGGTGTGGCGCACCGGCGCCAACGAGGCCACCACCTTCACGGTGAGCAAAGCCGTGAAAATCAACGGTCAGGCGCTAGCCGCTGGCACCTACGGGCTGTTTACCATCCCCGGTGCCAGCGAGTGGACCATCATCTTCAACAAAACGGCCAAGCAGTGGGGCGCCTACGACTACAAGGCCGCCGACGACGTGCTGCGCGTAAAAGTGAAGCCCACTACGCTGGCTAGTCCCGTGGAGCAGTTCACCATCACAGTCGATAAGTCGGGCAAGGTGGCGCTGATGTGGGACAAGACGGAAGCGTCGTTCATGGTGAAATAA
- the gpmA gene encoding 2,3-diphosphoglycerate-dependent phosphoglycerate mutase, giving the protein MQKLVLLRHGESVWNQENRFTGWTDVDLSDLGKQQAAHAGQLLQKHGYTFDIGFTSVLKRAIKTLDITLENMDQLWIPVQKSWRLNERFYGALQGLNKAETAAKYGEAQVQEWRRSPHAHPPAITKDDPRFPGHDLRYQHLTDRELPLTENLSETLARVLPFWTEKIMAALRRNQKVIIAAHGNSLRALVQYIDHLTDEEVTALDIPTGVPLVYELDEDFNRIRHYYLQEDGAAPGPTAK; this is encoded by the coding sequence ATGCAAAAACTCGTGCTTCTGCGCCACGGCGAAAGCGTCTGGAACCAGGAAAACCGCTTCACCGGCTGGACCGACGTGGACCTCTCGGACCTGGGCAAGCAGCAGGCCGCCCACGCTGGCCAGCTCTTACAAAAGCACGGCTACACCTTTGATATCGGCTTTACGTCGGTGCTGAAGCGGGCCATCAAAACGCTGGATATTACCCTCGAAAACATGGACCAGCTCTGGATTCCGGTGCAGAAGTCGTGGCGGCTGAATGAGCGGTTTTACGGTGCGCTGCAGGGCCTCAACAAGGCCGAAACTGCCGCTAAGTACGGCGAGGCGCAGGTGCAGGAGTGGCGCCGCTCGCCCCACGCGCACCCGCCCGCCATCACGAAAGATGACCCCCGCTTTCCGGGCCACGACCTGCGCTATCAGCACCTCACCGACCGTGAATTGCCGCTGACCGAAAACCTGAGCGAGACGCTGGCCCGCGTACTGCCGTTCTGGACCGAGAAGATAATGGCCGCCCTGCGCCGCAACCAAAAGGTAATTATTGCCGCCCACGGCAACAGCCTGCGCGCACTGGTGCAGTACATCGACCACCTCACCGACGAGGAAGTGACCGCCCTCGACATCCCGACCGGCGTGCCGCTGGTGTACGAGCTGGACGAAGATTTTAACCGCATCCGGCACTACTATTTGCAGGAAGATGGCGCCGCGCCCGGCCCCACTGCGAAATAG
- a CDS encoding PD-(D/E)XK nuclease family protein, with protein MSDSPHARLAALADPTAAPADQLPRLRKLLESLLRADYKRRKAPFGNLFQAIGGACYALELDPSLRARLQDLRVAANLVLHESYPGTLAEVAAGFAAVAELVEALTGEPYTGPRPPAPAEIVAHLPAATPALPAVASPSESAADPRAVWRVQVVHADLASGAITVEMSVPADDRPPGPFQLELPPAYESLLLPAAALHPALNLIGPVRLPDGRVRPRRVVLEPDYLISVTTLAECAQRDGTYAELALLKYFLPDEASRSLVVGNLVNRLLDEEVSHAASQVAGSQLPASHEWTDYKGFRVSSELANAEPLAADNHQLPSDADFDLEHFLTKKLFRAEPLTLSTLPEFQTRTGVPELLNDLRRHHRTLRQARRQGFVNSSRSGYQQQPLRLADCFLEPTFLSATYGLQGRLDLLHESPTGYDLVELKSSVKVPVAEPWTNHAAQAQLYRLLLESVFGADGETAGRGRTSILYSNAAEDQPAVRPVLQNLTLVDQLLAARNQLVGLELQLARATGPGQTAALLAPCYAPIWPPSHLSTAKRPRKPPTSGPPPTAPSAPTAWS; from the coding sequence TTGTCTGACTCGCCCCACGCCCGCCTCGCCGCCCTAGCCGACCCCACCGCCGCGCCCGCCGACCAGCTCCCGCGCCTGCGCAAGCTGCTCGAAAGCCTGCTGCGGGCCGACTACAAGCGCCGCAAGGCGCCCTTCGGCAACCTATTCCAGGCGATAGGCGGGGCGTGCTACGCCCTGGAATTGGACCCTAGCCTGCGCGCGCGCCTGCAAGACCTGCGCGTGGCCGCTAATCTGGTGCTGCACGAAAGCTATCCCGGCACCCTAGCCGAGGTAGCCGCCGGCTTCGCGGCCGTAGCCGAATTAGTAGAAGCCCTTACCGGCGAGCCCTACACCGGCCCGCGCCCGCCCGCACCGGCCGAAATCGTGGCCCACCTGCCCGCAGCTACGCCCGCGCTACCTGCCGTGGCTAGCCCATCCGAAAGCGCCGCCGACCCGCGCGCCGTGTGGCGGGTGCAGGTGGTGCACGCCGACTTGGCCAGCGGCGCCATCACCGTCGAAATGAGCGTGCCCGCCGACGACCGCCCGCCCGGCCCCTTCCAGCTGGAGCTGCCGCCCGCCTACGAAAGCCTGCTGCTACCCGCCGCCGCGCTGCACCCGGCCCTCAACCTCATCGGCCCCGTGCGGCTGCCCGATGGCCGCGTGCGCCCACGCCGCGTGGTGCTGGAGCCTGATTATCTGATAAGTGTGACGACGTTGGCCGAGTGTGCCCAGCGCGATGGCACCTACGCCGAGCTGGCACTGCTCAAGTATTTCTTGCCCGATGAAGCCTCGCGCTCGCTCGTCGTGGGTAACCTCGTCAACCGCCTGCTCGATGAGGAGGTGAGCCACGCGGCGAGCCAGGTGGCCGGCAGCCAGCTGCCGGCTAGCCACGAATGGACTGACTACAAAGGTTTTCGGGTCAGTAGCGAGCTAGCCAATGCCGAGCCGCTGGCAGCTGATAATCACCAGTTACCAAGCGACGCGGATTTTGACCTCGAGCATTTTCTTACTAAAAAGCTCTTTCGGGCCGAGCCGCTCACGCTGAGTACCTTGCCCGAGTTTCAGACGCGCACCGGCGTGCCCGAATTGCTCAATGACCTGCGCCGCCACCACCGCACGCTGCGGCAGGCGCGGCGGCAGGGCTTTGTGAATAGCTCGCGCAGCGGCTACCAGCAGCAGCCGTTGCGGCTGGCCGATTGCTTTCTCGAACCCACCTTTCTTTCGGCCACCTATGGCCTGCAAGGTCGCCTCGACCTGCTGCACGAAAGCCCCACCGGCTACGACCTCGTGGAGCTCAAAAGCTCGGTGAAAGTGCCCGTGGCTGAGCCCTGGACCAACCACGCCGCCCAGGCCCAGCTCTACCGCCTGCTGCTGGAGTCGGTGTTCGGGGCCGATGGCGAAACCGCCGGCCGGGGCCGCACCAGCATCCTGTATTCCAACGCGGCTGAGGACCAGCCCGCTGTGCGTCCGGTGCTCCAGAACCTGACCCTCGTGGACCAGCTGCTGGCCGCCCGCAACCAGCTCGTAGGCCTGGAATTGCAACTGGCCCGCGCCACCGGCCCCGGCCAAACGGCTGCCCTGCTGGCCCCGTGCTACGCCCCAATCTGGCCGCCATCCCATCTTTCAACCGCGAAAAGGCCGAGAAAACCGCCAACGTCTGGGCCGCCGCCGACCGCACCGAGCGCGCCTACTGCCTGGAGCTGA
- a CDS encoding DEAD/DEAH box helicase gives MLRPNLAAIPSFNREKAEKTANVWAAADRTERAYCLELTRFAAREMRLALLGDEGRPGDAGGQAGLWLLPQARKHQNFSLLDELELIEDHSNAPDDARDWLGPHLIFQRPEGGREVNFRAGDTLILYPRRRATLAEAQGLAGASESANVENANESAANNVKTLSALDAQVVKVTLAEDLGADGRVVLAVRNRRMAPRYLHGHSHWALEPDTYDTFRREWAGLTAFLSLPPGRRRQLLARTAPRPPQDWDAAHPTPATEASEVVKRALAAPDWFVLCGPPGTGKTRSVLRELAVRLVNDDKSTLLAAYTNRAVDEICEQLMDAGLPFIRIGSRLSTSPAYRPYLLDNMIRDLPTRQMVRARLTSTPLYVGTISSLLGRPELFQLKQFDVAVVDEASQVLEGPMLALLAKAKKFILIGDHRQLPAVVTQEAETSAVAPAVADLLREQLGLTNLRNSYFERLFRRAEAQWPYAHGTLANQYRAHADLAVLVNDDFYGGQLRSPAPWQHASLNPSAWPVASPADAFGEALRRQRLVFVPTRRQPDDLSQKESSQEAELAARAALAVVQGYGPAFDPNATLGIIASYRNQAARIRARLAQLAQQHELPALAQVSVDTVERYQGSQREVIIVSFCCHHEHQLELMVSPDEIGQVDRKLNVAVTRARQQLVLLGNELVLNRAPHHAALLARVQASGGWVER, from the coding sequence GTGCTACGCCCCAATCTGGCCGCCATCCCATCTTTCAACCGCGAAAAGGCCGAGAAAACCGCCAACGTCTGGGCCGCCGCCGACCGCACCGAGCGCGCCTACTGCCTGGAGCTGACCCGCTTCGCGGCCCGCGAAATGCGGCTGGCCCTGCTCGGCGATGAGGGCCGCCCCGGCGACGCTGGCGGCCAGGCCGGCCTCTGGCTGCTGCCCCAGGCCCGCAAGCACCAGAACTTCAGTCTGCTTGATGAGCTCGAACTCATCGAGGACCACAGCAACGCGCCCGACGACGCCCGCGACTGGCTGGGGCCGCACCTCATCTTTCAGCGGCCCGAAGGGGGTAGGGAAGTGAATTTTCGGGCTGGCGACACGCTCATTCTCTACCCGCGCCGTCGCGCCACGCTGGCCGAAGCGCAGGGGCTAGCGGGGGCGTCCGAAAGCGCAAACGTAGAAAACGCTAACGAATCTGCCGCTAATAACGTCAAGACGCTCAGTGCCCTCGATGCCCAAGTGGTGAAAGTGACCCTGGCCGAAGACCTCGGCGCCGATGGCCGCGTAGTGCTGGCCGTGCGCAACCGCCGCATGGCCCCGCGCTACCTGCACGGCCACTCGCACTGGGCCCTGGAGCCCGATACCTACGACACCTTCCGCCGCGAGTGGGCGGGGCTCACGGCGTTCCTAAGCCTGCCGCCGGGCCGCCGCCGCCAGCTGCTGGCTCGCACCGCGCCGCGCCCGCCCCAGGATTGGGACGCCGCGCACCCGACCCCCGCCACCGAGGCCAGCGAGGTAGTGAAGCGCGCCCTGGCCGCGCCCGACTGGTTTGTGCTCTGCGGCCCGCCCGGCACCGGCAAAACCCGCTCGGTGCTGCGCGAGCTGGCCGTGCGCCTCGTCAATGATGATAAGAGCACGCTGCTGGCCGCCTACACCAACCGCGCCGTGGACGAAATCTGCGAGCAGCTCATGGATGCCGGGCTGCCGTTTATCCGCATCGGCTCGCGGCTGAGCACCTCGCCGGCCTACCGGCCGTACCTGCTCGACAACATGATTCGCGACTTGCCCACGCGCCAGATGGTGCGGGCGCGCCTCACCTCCACGCCGCTCTACGTGGGCACCATCAGCAGTTTGCTGGGCCGGCCCGAGCTGTTTCAGCTCAAGCAGTTCGACGTGGCCGTGGTGGACGAGGCTAGCCAGGTGCTCGAAGGCCCGATGCTGGCGTTGCTGGCTAAGGCCAAGAAATTCATCCTCATCGGCGACCACCGCCAGCTGCCCGCCGTGGTGACCCAGGAAGCCGAAACCAGCGCCGTGGCCCCAGCCGTGGCCGATTTGCTGCGCGAGCAGCTAGGCCTCACCAACCTGCGCAACTCGTACTTCGAGCGCCTTTTTCGCCGCGCCGAGGCGCAGTGGCCCTACGCCCACGGCACGCTGGCCAACCAGTACCGCGCCCACGCCGACCTGGCGGTGCTCGTCAACGACGACTTCTACGGCGGCCAGCTGCGCAGCCCCGCGCCCTGGCAGCACGCCAGCCTCAACCCCAGCGCCTGGCCCGTGGCTAGCCCCGCCGATGCCTTTGGTGAGGCGCTGCGCCGCCAGCGCCTCGTGTTCGTGCCCACCCGCCGCCAGCCCGACGACCTCTCGCAAAAAGAGTCGAGCCAGGAGGCCGAGCTGGCCGCCCGCGCTGCCCTGGCCGTGGTGCAGGGCTACGGCCCGGCCTTCGACCCCAACGCCACGCTGGGCATCATCGCCAGCTACCGCAACCAGGCGGCGCGCATCCGCGCCCGGCTGGCCCAGCTGGCCCAGCAGCACGAGTTACCCGCGCTGGCCCAGGTCAGCGTCGATACTGTGGAGCGCTACCAGGGCTCGCAGCGCGAGGTGATTATCGTGAGCTTCTGCTGCCACCACGAGCACCAACTCGAGCTTATGGTGTCGCCCGACGAAATCGGCCAGGTCGACCGCAAGCTCAACGTGGCCGTGACGCGGGCGCGCCAGCAACTGGTGCTGCTGGGCAACGAGCTGGTGCTGAACCGGGCGCCGCACCACGCGGCGCTGCTGGCTAGGGTGCAGGCTAGCGGCGGCTGGGTGGAAAGATAA